A genomic region of Dickeya solani IPO 2222 contains the following coding sequences:
- a CDS encoding outer membrane beta-barrel protein, translating into MRTKWIIVAGMIMPHPSLADLIPKSHIGIAGIDFQSQVGLDYGHENNVTYQVDDHDAVSSDFQSVRPTIKAIGARYQDQYLLMYSGDYRRYDSDPADNYADHFFRFNSAWRYGLRHGLTLSLEETLGHEVRGRGITEGFRPQQFSDFGINSPLSTTLFNSELRYSYGALKGRGKADVALLFRKLRLGRTEDIKNTDIDFYNYVLGQEWHENGLIAELSDQYSPATRFRYRFMSNQRRYEIDSQKDNDEYYLEYGIKSQLTDKTRVDANVAWLYKTFDNNPNSRDFNGVNWDIQAEWKPLKQSVFTVHTSQHIKDPSEIGGYIMVSKYGISYQHFWLVDRFSTTFDYSYLTDGYKNYSNDRKDRNRVFTFAMSYNFRPSINVELKYQLNTLRSNQDSDSFFIGPDGNRQVVRMLGHDNSLIMFTAKVQI; encoded by the coding sequence ATGCGTACTAAATGGATCATCGTAGCTGGAATGATAATGCCCCATCCCTCCTTGGCTGACCTGATACCGAAATCGCATATCGGCATTGCCGGTATTGATTTTCAAAGCCAGGTTGGTCTGGATTATGGGCATGAGAATAACGTGACCTATCAGGTTGATGATCACGACGCGGTGAGTTCTGATTTTCAGAGCGTCAGGCCAACGATTAAAGCTATTGGCGCGCGTTATCAGGACCAATATCTGTTGATGTATTCCGGTGATTACCGTCGTTACGATAGCGATCCGGCGGATAATTATGCCGATCATTTCTTCCGCTTTAATAGCGCATGGCGCTACGGGCTGAGGCATGGGCTAACGCTCAGTCTTGAGGAGACGCTTGGGCACGAGGTGCGTGGGCGTGGTATTACCGAAGGCTTTCGACCACAACAGTTCAGCGATTTCGGTATCAATTCGCCGCTGAGTACCACGCTTTTTAACAGCGAATTACGTTACAGCTATGGCGCACTGAAAGGGCGCGGTAAAGCCGACGTCGCTCTGTTGTTTAGAAAACTGCGTTTAGGCCGCACAGAGGATATTAAAAATACCGATATTGATTTTTATAACTATGTTCTTGGGCAGGAATGGCACGAGAACGGTTTGATCGCAGAATTATCTGACCAATACTCGCCGGCAACGCGCTTTCGCTACCGCTTTATGAGTAATCAGCGACGTTATGAAATCGATTCGCAAAAAGACAATGATGAGTATTATCTGGAATACGGCATTAAGTCGCAGCTTACGGACAAAACCCGTGTCGATGCCAATGTGGCCTGGCTATACAAGACATTCGATAATAACCCAAACTCCAGGGATTTTAACGGGGTAAACTGGGATATTCAGGCTGAGTGGAAACCGCTTAAACAATCCGTTTTTACTGTACATACGTCACAGCATATCAAAGACCCGTCAGAAATCGGCGGCTATATCATGGTTTCTAAATACGGTATCTCCTATCAGCATTTTTGGCTAGTCGATCGTTTCTCCACCACGTTTGACTATTCATACCTGACGGATGGTTACAAGAATTACTCGAATGATCGTAAAGACAGAAATAGGGTGTTCACATTCGCCATGAGCTATAACTTCAGGCCCTCTATTAACGTTGAATTAAAGTATCAACTGAACACGCTACGTTCCAATCAAGATAGCGATTCTTTCTTCATTGGCCCTGACGGCAATCGCCAGGTCGTCAGAATGCTGGGCCACGATAATTCCCTGATTATGTTTACAGCTAAGGTACAGATCTAA
- a CDS encoding GumC family protein encodes MSLSIVENGRKLESTIDFSRFAQEIKQNGWKIILAGLIAAVVAYPLISMITPKYVSTATVLLKAQQDNVSPLPQVDGYDSTRSGYYETQYALMQSRIVLEQAVRDIKLDQNPAFNGDADKNADDHANQQRDQQQRDQQQHDDQQQHDDQQRVDRALDAIVKNLTITGVRTTHLATISYESASPELAADIANGVAQTFIDYTTRQKHLKTLKAKALNQKQMEEVWQQIVEQQAAIDQFLKKEGLLTFRGVDGFETEQLGIVTTKLADATQRRIRAETNYNSVRLNAGTSLENIISLPDISNHAQIQDLRIALIQARRSLYDLRKRYGLKHTKILEAEAQVQAIEEQTHTVLLELEAGLNKQYQAALRDEKYYQQLLNQQKADFQTLASKRDEYNNLTTALDKTKELYKALYQRTKEQTLAGNYLEPDAILYDPAVPADHPSKPNKAMLLVMVVMLTLVFSVVYFIVKAALDNSINSISQMKKRLNVAPVGEIRTFANGTRRSQVVRLITEAPLDVDIVHSMRTHILLSHPSCQTIAISSTEHGEGRSLLAHLLATSFSVDQKTLLIDLDFFNDGGLTQDLAPPSAIGMAELLQGQSPLDAALVTISENLSFLPRGHASMSSLLMLSSEHFVTLMAELRTRYQRIIVDVAAVNQTQDSQLISRVIDGVVFVLKAGAWRAGDVLNAIEKVKHHRAVLIGAVMNRVADKNLETKEGIRSLNHHMNALINSTGHL; translated from the coding sequence ATGAGTCTATCTATCGTGGAAAATGGCAGAAAACTGGAAAGCACCATCGATTTCTCCAGATTTGCCCAAGAGATCAAACAGAACGGCTGGAAGATCATCCTGGCTGGACTGATTGCGGCGGTGGTGGCTTATCCGCTGATTAGCATGATCACGCCCAAATATGTGTCGACCGCAACGGTGCTGCTTAAAGCGCAACAGGATAACGTTTCGCCTTTGCCGCAGGTCGATGGCTATGATTCCACCCGCAGCGGCTATTACGAAACCCAGTATGCGTTGATGCAGTCACGTATTGTGCTGGAACAGGCCGTGCGGGACATCAAACTGGACCAAAACCCAGCGTTTAACGGCGATGCGGACAAAAACGCGGATGACCACGCCAATCAACAACGTGATCAACAACAACGTGATCAACAACAGCACGATGATCAACAACAACACGATGATCAACAGCGGGTCGATCGCGCGCTGGATGCGATAGTGAAAAATCTCACTATCACCGGCGTTCGCACCACGCATCTCGCCACTATCTCATACGAATCGGCGTCGCCTGAGCTGGCGGCCGACATCGCTAACGGCGTGGCGCAGACGTTTATTGACTATACGACCAGGCAAAAGCACCTCAAAACGCTGAAAGCCAAAGCGTTGAACCAAAAACAGATGGAAGAGGTGTGGCAGCAAATCGTCGAGCAACAGGCCGCTATCGACCAATTTTTGAAGAAAGAAGGGTTGCTCACTTTCCGTGGCGTGGATGGTTTTGAAACGGAACAGTTGGGGATCGTCACCACCAAGTTAGCGGATGCGACCCAGCGTCGCATCAGGGCGGAAACAAACTACAACAGCGTGCGTTTGAATGCAGGTACGTCGCTGGAAAACATTATTTCTCTGCCTGATATTTCTAATCATGCCCAAATTCAGGATTTGCGCATCGCGCTGATTCAGGCGCGGCGTTCTTTATACGATTTACGTAAACGCTACGGACTGAAACATACCAAAATTTTAGAAGCCGAAGCCCAGGTTCAGGCGATTGAGGAGCAGACCCACACTGTGCTACTCGAACTGGAGGCGGGGCTGAATAAGCAGTATCAGGCGGCGTTGAGGGATGAAAAATATTATCAGCAGCTGTTGAATCAACAGAAAGCGGATTTCCAAACGCTGGCGTCTAAACGTGACGAATACAACAACCTGACCACGGCGCTGGATAAAACAAAAGAACTGTATAAGGCGCTCTACCAACGCACGAAAGAGCAGACGCTCGCGGGTAATTATTTAGAGCCGGATGCAATACTTTACGACCCCGCCGTGCCGGCCGACCATCCGTCGAAACCCAATAAAGCGATGCTGCTGGTGATGGTTGTCATGCTAACCCTGGTTTTCTCCGTGGTTTACTTCATCGTGAAAGCCGCGCTGGATAATTCAATCAACAGCATCAGCCAGATGAAAAAGCGCCTCAATGTGGCGCCTGTGGGTGAAATTCGCACCTTTGCCAATGGAACGAGGCGCTCGCAGGTTGTGCGTTTGATAACCGAAGCGCCGCTGGACGTCGATATTGTCCACAGCATGCGAACCCACATTTTGCTATCGCATCCATCCTGCCAAACCATTGCCATCAGCTCGACGGAGCATGGCGAAGGACGATCGTTGCTGGCGCATTTGCTGGCGACGTCCTTCAGCGTTGACCAAAAAACCCTGCTTATCGACCTGGATTTCTTTAATGACGGCGGGTTGACGCAAGATTTGGCGCCGCCTTCCGCTATTGGCATGGCGGAGCTACTGCAGGGGCAATCACCGCTGGATGCCGCATTGGTGACAATCAGTGAAAATTTAAGCTTTCTGCCGCGTGGTCATGCCTCGATGTCTTCTTTACTGATGCTGTCGTCTGAACATTTTGTGACATTGATGGCTGAGCTGAGAACGCGTTATCAGCGAATTATCGTTGACGTGGCCGCAGTGAATCAAACTCAGGATAGTCAACTCATTAGCCGGGTGATAGACGGGGTGGTTTTTGTGTTGAAAGCCGGTGCGTGGCGTGCGGGCGATGTGCTTAATGCCATTGAGAAAGTTAAACACCACCGCGCGGTGCTGATTGGCGCGGTAATGAATCGGGTTGCGGATAAAAACCTCGAAACCAAAGAGGGAATACGTTCCCTGAACCATCACATGAATGCGCTAATCAACAGTACGGGTCACCTGTGA
- a CDS encoding lipopolysaccharide biosynthesis protein produces the protein MSLLKSVSTIAGSSVVSQLIGALSIWLISHKYDMAEVGIYALSYSIVLVGAQVCTFASQLLIPKQQDSELAQSVVFSTLQSLLTAVPYAMLTAWLFQRNVFFLYLLTLSYALVLISENLSLREGNYRFLAFQRLAVSVVVVLSLVFTADTTAFYWSWTCGMMVLISGCILYSFNIHTITFRHFSPQRNAAFFHQHVHHLTRVGSAEVLAMVNSNLPVMLINFWFSALTAGYFSVVSRFCLAPVVIIGNAVRNSIFSTWSADFRNKRFNYEEFKKVRLVLLMSGVICTLGVFIFYPLVMHLFFSEEWINSIPTSRYMLPYLFPALAVCPLTVIELIFGSHRYFLRIQLEQLAIVFIAFVILPYFYNHYATSMILFSVLTFVRYAFIYLKVNKRANWLRNMMMES, from the coding sequence ATGAGTTTACTAAAAAGCGTTTCTACCATTGCCGGTTCGTCGGTGGTTTCACAACTGATTGGCGCGCTGTCTATCTGGCTGATTTCGCATAAATACGACATGGCCGAGGTGGGAATCTACGCGCTGAGTTACAGCATCGTGTTGGTGGGGGCGCAAGTCTGTACCTTTGCATCGCAGTTGCTGATTCCAAAACAGCAGGACAGTGAACTGGCGCAAAGCGTGGTGTTCAGCACACTGCAAAGTTTGCTGACCGCGGTGCCTTACGCGATGCTGACCGCGTGGCTGTTCCAGCGGAATGTGTTCTTTCTCTACCTGCTTACGCTTTCCTATGCGCTGGTGCTGATCTCGGAGAATTTGTCGCTGCGTGAGGGTAACTATCGTTTTCTGGCCTTTCAGCGACTCGCCGTCTCGGTGGTGGTCGTGCTTTCGCTGGTGTTCACTGCAGATACCACCGCGTTTTATTGGTCCTGGACCTGCGGCATGATGGTGCTGATTAGCGGCTGTATTTTGTACTCGTTTAATATTCACACCATTACGTTCAGACATTTTAGTCCGCAACGTAATGCGGCTTTCTTTCATCAGCATGTTCACCACCTCACCCGAGTTGGCAGCGCTGAAGTGCTGGCGATGGTCAATAGTAATTTGCCGGTTATGCTGATTAACTTTTGGTTTTCCGCGTTGACGGCGGGTTATTTCTCGGTGGTGAGCCGTTTTTGTCTGGCTCCGGTGGTGATCATCGGTAATGCAGTACGTAACTCTATCTTTTCAACCTGGTCAGCCGATTTCAGAAATAAACGCTTCAACTACGAAGAATTCAAAAAAGTTCGCCTGGTATTATTGATGTCAGGGGTTATCTGCACGCTGGGGGTGTTTATTTTCTATCCGTTGGTGATGCATCTGTTTTTTAGCGAAGAGTGGATTAACTCCATCCCAACTTCTCGCTATATGCTACCTTATTTATTTCCTGCGCTGGCGGTGTGTCCGCTGACGGTGATTGAGCTAATATTTGGCTCTCATCGCTATTTTCTGCGTATTCAGTTAGAACAGTTGGCGATTGTATTCATCGCTTTTGTGATTTTGCCTTATTTTTATAATCACTATGCCACATCGATGATTCTGTTTTCCGTGCTGACGTTTGTACGTTACGCATTTATTTATCTCAAAGTAAACAAGCGCGCTAATTGGCTAAGAAACATGATGATGGAATCATGA
- a CDS encoding L-talarate/galactarate dehydratase: MSLSANSDAVSYASVTGAKTAAETGDRIEWVKLSLALLPLATPVSDAKVLTGRQKPLTEVAIIIAEIRSRDGFEGVGFSYSKRAGGQGIYAHAKEIADNLLGEDPNDIDKIYSKLLWAGASVGRSGMAVQAISPFDIALWDMKARRAGLPLAKLLGAHRDSVQCYNTSGGFLHTPLEQVLKNVAFSRENGIGGIKLKVGQPNTAEDIRRLTAVREALGEDFPLMVDANQQWDRETAIRMGRKMEAFNLIWIEEPLDAYDVEGHAQLAAALDTPIATGEMLTSFREHEQLILGNASDVVQPDAPRVGGISPFLKIMDLAAKHGRKLAPHFAMEVHLHLAAAYPLEPWLEHFEWLNPLFNEQLELRDGRMWVSDRHGLGFTLSEQARKWTQLSCECSKYAG; encoded by the coding sequence ATGTCGTTAAGCGCAAATTCAGATGCCGTTTCCTATGCCAGCGTTACCGGCGCCAAAACCGCGGCGGAAACCGGTGACCGTATTGAGTGGGTTAAATTGTCGCTGGCGTTGCTGCCGCTGGCTACGCCGGTGAGCGACGCCAAAGTACTGACCGGGCGCCAGAAACCCCTGACCGAAGTGGCGATTATTATTGCGGAAATTCGCTCCCGTGATGGGTTTGAAGGCGTGGGCTTCAGTTACTCCAAGCGTGCGGGCGGTCAGGGGATTTACGCGCATGCGAAAGAGATTGCCGATAATCTGCTGGGGGAAGACCCGAACGATATCGATAAAATCTACAGCAAACTGCTGTGGGCCGGCGCCTCGGTGGGGCGCAGCGGCATGGCCGTGCAGGCCATCTCTCCTTTCGACATTGCGCTCTGGGATATGAAGGCCAGGCGTGCGGGGTTGCCGCTGGCGAAATTACTGGGTGCGCACCGGGATTCGGTCCAATGCTACAACACCTCCGGCGGCTTTTTGCATACCCCGCTGGAGCAGGTGTTGAAGAACGTCGCTTTCTCGCGGGAAAACGGTATTGGCGGCATCAAACTGAAAGTCGGACAGCCCAACACTGCGGAGGATATTCGCCGTCTGACCGCGGTCCGCGAGGCGCTGGGCGAAGATTTCCCGTTAATGGTGGACGCCAACCAGCAGTGGGACCGGGAAACCGCGATCCGCATGGGGCGCAAAATGGAAGCCTTTAATCTGATTTGGATCGAAGAGCCGCTGGACGCCTACGATGTGGAAGGTCACGCGCAGCTGGCTGCCGCTCTCGACACGCCGATTGCCACCGGAGAAATGCTCACCAGTTTCCGGGAGCATGAACAGTTGATTCTGGGCAATGCCAGCGATGTTGTGCAGCCGGATGCGCCGCGCGTGGGTGGGATTTCACCGTTCCTGAAGATCATGGATTTGGCGGCCAAACACGGCCGCAAACTGGCGCCGCATTTTGCCATGGAGGTGCATTTGCATCTGGCCGCCGCTTACCCGCTGGAACCCTGGCTGGAGCATTTTGAATGGCTCAACCCACTGTTTAACGAGCAGCTTGAACTGCGCGACGGGCGCATGTGGGTGTCGGATCGTCATGGTCTGGGCTTTACCCTGAGCGAGCAGGCCCGTAAGTGGACGCAACTGAGCTGTGAATGTAGCAAATACGCCGGGTAG
- a CDS encoding glycosyltransferase family 4 protein — MKVLLVNKFFYIKGGAETVYFQEIDMLKKAGVEVIAFSMQHENNFPSDYAPYFVGNVDYHQSSSVIGAIKTAVNFIHNAEACNKLLELLHKEKPDIVHFHNIYHQLTPSLIKIARQFGCKTVLTAHDYKIICPSYTMLRDGKVCDACLTGSVFNAFKYRCQQGSASKSLLLSLEGAWQNIAKNYQALDVIVSPSEFLRNQLIRKLPNSRIDVIVNGINDSLPVEDVKDEGYLLFIGRLSREKGVATLARAHQQMRNRIPLKIAGSGPLYNELVAQFPNAEFLGYKQQGEELNRLIKYARAVVVPSEYYENCSMSVLESMAFAKPVVGGRIGGIPEQIRDKVDGVLFEPGNVQALADVLDELALNPQKAREMGLNARQRLSEKYSLHKHTESLLALYQEILNEK; from the coding sequence ATGAAAGTTTTATTAGTCAATAAATTTTTCTATATCAAGGGCGGCGCAGAAACGGTTTATTTTCAAGAGATTGATATGCTGAAAAAGGCTGGCGTTGAGGTTATCGCTTTCTCAATGCAGCATGAAAATAACTTTCCGTCAGACTACGCGCCCTATTTTGTTGGTAATGTCGATTATCATCAAAGCAGTAGCGTGATTGGGGCAATTAAAACCGCGGTTAACTTTATTCATAATGCTGAAGCATGTAATAAGTTGCTGGAACTATTGCATAAAGAAAAGCCGGATATCGTTCATTTCCACAATATCTATCACCAGCTCACGCCATCGTTGATTAAAATTGCTCGTCAGTTTGGGTGCAAAACCGTGTTAACGGCCCATGACTACAAGATTATCTGCCCTTCATACACCATGTTGCGTGATGGCAAAGTCTGTGACGCCTGTTTAACCGGTTCGGTATTTAATGCCTTTAAATATCGTTGCCAGCAAGGTTCTGCATCAAAAAGCCTGCTGCTTTCATTAGAGGGCGCCTGGCAGAATATTGCCAAAAACTATCAGGCATTGGATGTGATCGTTTCACCCAGCGAATTTCTGCGTAATCAATTAATTCGCAAGCTGCCGAATTCTCGTATTGATGTGATTGTGAACGGCATTAATGACAGTCTGCCGGTGGAGGATGTTAAAGACGAAGGCTATTTGCTGTTTATTGGCCGCCTGAGTCGGGAAAAAGGCGTTGCTACGCTGGCCAGGGCGCATCAGCAAATGCGTAATAGAATTCCGTTAAAAATTGCGGGCAGCGGGCCGCTGTATAACGAACTGGTCGCGCAATTTCCGAATGCGGAATTCCTGGGTTATAAGCAGCAGGGTGAAGAACTTAACCGGCTGATTAAATATGCGCGCGCAGTGGTGGTTCCTTCCGAATATTATGAAAACTGCTCAATGTCGGTACTGGAGTCGATGGCGTTCGCCAAACCGGTAGTCGGCGGGCGTATTGGCGGCATTCCTGAGCAAATTCGCGATAAGGTAGACGGCGTTTTATTCGAACCCGGTAATGTGCAGGCATTAGCCGATGTGCTGGATGAGCTGGCGTTGAATCCACAAAAAGCCAGAGAAATGGGATTAAATGCGCGTCAGCGTCTTAGCGAAAAGTATTCACTGCATAAACACACAGAATCTCTATTGGCGCTTTATCAGGAAATATTAAACGAAAAATAA
- a CDS encoding glycosyltransferase, which translates to MSDKPFISVSIKTFNEAECIEKTIDSIRRHIADYPHKIIVADSLSTDNTQQLASAKGVTVVSLTEPSERCCGVGHQLGYLYSQGDYLLLMDGDMELEDGFIEQGIAFLAAHPDYAGVAGTVEMDGAANYEFTSRKQRLHKIYPLGDCGHLGGGGLYRRSAIEKIGYLTNRSLHGYEEAELGIRLRYAQYKLHRLNVPYFRHTSYTMPTYKMLQYRWRSGFLWAPGELLRSAWGMPYFREALHIVKNEAVFAVYLLALVMSLLTFNAGIIGIALLPLLAFVALKTIKNRSLLNGLQSVMNLAVFSAGLVKGLTRPVRDPMTPPGSKVIHE; encoded by the coding sequence ATGAGTGATAAACCTTTTATTTCAGTGAGTATTAAGACATTCAATGAGGCGGAATGCATCGAGAAAACCATCGACAGTATTCGTCGCCATATTGCGGATTATCCCCATAAAATTATTGTTGCCGATAGCTTATCAACCGACAACACCCAGCAGCTCGCCAGCGCCAAAGGCGTTACCGTGGTGTCGCTGACTGAACCGTCTGAACGCTGTTGTGGCGTGGGGCATCAGCTTGGCTATCTGTACAGCCAGGGGGATTATCTGCTGCTGATGGACGGCGATATGGAGCTGGAAGATGGCTTTATTGAGCAGGGCATCGCATTTTTGGCGGCGCATCCCGATTACGCCGGCGTGGCTGGAACGGTAGAGATGGATGGCGCGGCGAACTATGAATTTACATCGCGTAAACAGCGCCTTCATAAAATATATCCGCTGGGCGACTGTGGTCATTTAGGCGGCGGGGGGTTATACCGTCGCTCGGCAATTGAAAAAATAGGTTATCTCACCAACCGCAGCTTGCATGGTTATGAAGAAGCTGAATTAGGCATTCGCCTGCGCTATGCCCAATATAAATTACATCGACTTAACGTGCCTTATTTCCGCCACACGTCATATACCATGCCAACATATAAAATGCTGCAATATCGTTGGAGGAGCGGTTTTCTCTGGGCGCCGGGCGAGCTTTTACGCAGCGCATGGGGGATGCCTTATTTCCGCGAGGCGTTACATATCGTTAAAAACGAGGCGGTGTTTGCGGTTTATCTGCTGGCGCTGGTGATGAGTTTATTGACGTTTAACGCCGGTATTATTGGCATAGCGTTGCTGCCGTTACTCGCTTTTGTGGCATTAAAAACGATTAAGAACCGTTCACTGCTGAACGGGTTACAAAGCGTGATGAACCTGGCTGTATTTTCTGCAGGATTGGTCAAAGGGTTAACCAGACCCGTGCGCGACCCTATGACACCACCAGGCAGCAAGGTTATTCATGAATAG
- a CDS encoding undecaprenyl-phosphate glucose phosphotransferase gives MSSNQIKISYGNDFFVIKLVDFLSINLTLIVSARLFLMGAFDDVIMISLLFSTSFLLIGEYTGLYHNGLKNMQLRGQRRLWFSALLSVIFVEAVRNYAGTLYSLGLLHQLDNIYFSATLYWYILSLCGLYLTRLITFKFTTKKRMRIAIVGLTPGGLAAEKALLKEYDNMQLELAFYDDRSPSRCGYLFKSQFKGKVSELVEEAKAGRVDEIYIALPMIALKRIRHFISMMSDTTVDTYIIPDLYSYSSYVSQFRSINNIQTISIFRSPFDGIGSVIKRVEDLAIGGIITLMISPLLLLIAIGIKLTSPGPVLFKQDRYGLSGNKIKVWKFRSMHVMENAGVVTQATKNDPRVTRFGAFLRRTSLDELPQFFNVLQGTMSIIGPRPHAVVHNEQYRQLVENYMIRHKVKPGISGLAQVNGYRGEVDTLDKMEKRVHYDIAYIQSWSLWLDIKIIFRTIFKGFIGENAY, from the coding sequence GTGTCTAGTAATCAGATAAAGATTTCCTATGGGAATGACTTTTTTGTTATTAAATTGGTGGACTTTTTATCAATCAATTTGACATTAATAGTCAGCGCCAGGCTATTTTTGATGGGCGCTTTCGATGATGTAATTATGATTAGTCTGCTATTTTCTACCTCTTTTCTACTTATTGGAGAATATACCGGGTTATATCATAATGGGCTTAAAAATATGCAGTTGCGCGGGCAAAGAAGACTGTGGTTCTCTGCATTATTGTCTGTCATCTTTGTGGAAGCAGTCAGGAATTATGCCGGTACGCTGTACTCGCTAGGTCTGTTGCATCAACTCGATAACATCTATTTTTCCGCGACGCTGTATTGGTATATCCTTTCGCTATGCGGCCTCTATCTCACGCGTTTGATTACGTTTAAATTTACGACTAAAAAACGGATGCGAATTGCTATTGTGGGGTTAACGCCCGGTGGATTAGCAGCGGAAAAAGCATTGCTCAAAGAATATGATAACATGCAATTAGAATTGGCTTTCTACGATGATCGCAGTCCATCCCGTTGTGGCTATTTGTTTAAAAGCCAATTTAAAGGCAAGGTGAGCGAGCTGGTTGAAGAAGCCAAAGCGGGCAGAGTGGATGAGATTTATATTGCACTGCCGATGATTGCGCTAAAACGTATTCGTCATTTTATATCGATGATGTCCGATACTACGGTTGATACCTACATCATTCCCGACCTTTATTCCTACAGTTCATACGTATCGCAGTTTCGCTCTATCAATAATATTCAGACCATCAGTATTTTCAGATCGCCGTTTGATGGTATTGGCTCCGTTATTAAGCGCGTTGAGGATTTAGCCATTGGCGGCATTATTACGCTGATGATTTCACCGTTGCTGCTGCTGATTGCTATTGGTATCAAACTGACGTCGCCTGGGCCGGTATTATTCAAGCAGGATCGTTACGGTCTGAGCGGTAACAAAATCAAAGTGTGGAAATTCCGCTCGATGCACGTGATGGAGAACGCCGGCGTTGTGACGCAGGCGACTAAAAACGATCCGCGCGTTACGCGTTTCGGCGCATTTTTACGCCGTACTTCGCTGGATGAACTGCCGCAATTCTTCAATGTCTTGCAAGGGACGATGTCGATTATTGGCCCACGTCCTCATGCCGTCGTGCATAACGAGCAGTATCGTCAACTGGTCGAAAATTACATGATTCGCCATAAAGTGAAGCCTGGAATTTCAGGCCTGGCGCAGGTTAATGGTTATCGCGGCGAAGTGGATACCCTCGATAAAATGGAAAAACGGGTTCACTACGATATTGCCTATATTCAGAGCTGGTCTCTTTGGTTGGATATCAAGATTATCTTTAGAACCATTTTCAAAGGTTTTATCGGTGAAAATGCGTACTAA
- a CDS encoding polysaccharide biosynthesis/export family protein: MKIIKLCILLCLSAWLAGCTLSGPRQVDKPDNETTGYQLDEGDSVNILVYGEPEMAMTFMLDKSGAITFPYIGQLVLKGKTPGQVGEELANRLRGDYLQNPMVTVSIAEFRKFYITGEVAKPNGYAYEPGLTVEKALALAGGFTDRADRKDVSIRLSNSNQRVEDVDVRRAVHPGDTVIVGMSFF; the protein is encoded by the coding sequence GTGAAAATAATAAAACTGTGCATTCTTCTGTGCCTTAGCGCTTGGTTGGCGGGATGCACTCTGTCTGGCCCGCGGCAAGTGGACAAACCTGACAACGAAACAACCGGGTATCAGTTAGATGAAGGCGATTCTGTAAATATTCTGGTATACGGCGAGCCGGAGATGGCGATGACATTCATGTTGGATAAAAGCGGCGCGATTACCTTCCCTTATATTGGTCAACTGGTGTTGAAAGGGAAAACGCCAGGGCAGGTGGGCGAGGAGTTAGCCAATCGTCTGCGCGGCGACTATCTGCAAAACCCGATGGTGACGGTCAGCATCGCCGAGTTCCGGAAGTTCTATATCACCGGTGAGGTTGCGAAGCCGAACGGGTATGCCTACGAGCCGGGCTTAACCGTTGAAAAAGCGCTGGCGCTGGCCGGTGGATTTACCGATCGCGCAGACCGCAAGGATGTCAGTATTCGGCTGTCGAATAGCAATCAACGGGTTGAGGATGTCGATGTAAGACGCGCGGTTCATCCTGGCGACACCGTGATTGTCGGTATGAGTTTTTTCTGA